CCCAGATTGGCCAGTTTATTGTGTTCCTCGGCCACGGCAGGGTAATCGAAATTGTCCAGATCCAGTTGTTGCAATTCCTCCAACTGGTAGCGCAGCAATTCTTCACGTTCCGCCTGATCGCTGCCTGCTTTTAACAATTGCTGCAGTGTTTTGTGGCTTTGTTTCCAGTTTTGGTAGCAGTCGTTCACGGCGTCCAACAAAGCCTGATTTTGCGCGAAGCCGTCCAGCAGCAGGCGTTGTTCGTCTTTATCCAGAAGGGTTAAGTGCGCGTGTTGGCCATGGATTTCCACCAGTTGCCGGCTGAGGGCCTGCAGGGTTTGCAGGTTCACCGGCCGGTTATTGATGTAGGCCTTGGAGCGGCCGTCTTCGCTGATGGTGCGGCGCACCAGACAATGGCCGTCGTCGTCCAGCTCCTGATCTTCCAGCCAGCTTTTCACCAGAGGGGCTTTGCTTAAGTCGAACTCCAGATTGACTTCCGCGCGCTTACTGTTGGGGCGCACGTAGCCGGAGTCGGCGCGGTCGCCTAGCGCCAGTCCCAGCGCGGTCAGTAAAATCGATTTGCCGGCACCGGTTTCGCCGGTCAGCACCGACATGCCGGAGTCCAAGTCCAAGTCCAGGGCGTCGACTACTGCCAAGTCGATGATGTTCAGGTTTAACAGCATAGGTCGGGCGGTTTAACCGCGGCTCCAGTTGAGTTTGCTTCTGAGGATGTTGAAATAATCGTGGTCTTCCGGATGCAAAATTTTAATCATTTTTTCGGCTTTTTTGATGACGATTTTGTCGCCGATCAGTACGTCCGGTATTTCCAGGTGGTCGCAGGTGACCAGCGCGTTGATCTGTTTGGCATCGCTGAAGCGGATTTCGATTTCCACTTTATCGTCGATGACCAGCGGCCGGTTGGACAAGGTATGCGGATTTAACGGCACCAATACCAAGGCACCTAAGCCCGGATGCAAAATCGGCCCGCCCGCCGACAGCGAGTATGCGGTGGAGCCGGTGGGCGTGGCCACGATCAGGCCGTCGGAACGCTGCGTGTTCAAGTACACGCCGTCTATGTGGGTGACAATTTCTATCATGCTGGGTGTTACCCAGCGGTGTACCACTACTTCGTTGACCGCGGTCTGGCGGTGAATTTCTTCCCCGTCCCGGTAAATGGAGGCATGCAGCAGGCAGCGCTGCTCGGTTTTATGTTGTCCGGACAGAATCTGTTCCAGCCGGCTGGTCAGTTGTTCCGGCGATATATCCACCAAAAATCCCAACCGGCCCAGATTTACGCCCACCAGCGGTATCTCGAAATCGGCCGCCGCGCGGGCAGCGGCTAAAAACGTGCCGTCGCCGCCGACCGCGATGATCAGGTCGCAATATTCGGGCAGGCGGTCGATATGCAGCCCTTTAAGGTCGGCGTTTTCCAGCAGGTCTACGCTTTGGCTGTCCAGCAAAACCTCATGGCCTCTGTCCTGTAGAAAACGGTATAGCTCGGTTAGGGTGGGGGCAATGCCGGGGTCGCCGAATTTGCCGATAATGCCGATGCGATGAAAGGGTGTGGGCATGAGTTGCAAGTGGTTGAAAAAACTGGGACCGATTATACAAACAATCCCAGTACGGCGTCGGTTGATCGTATCGGCACGGCGGGCTTATGCGAGCGCCTTGTGAGCGGCGCGGCGCGGCCAAAATGGCAGGGCCAGCAGCAGAGTGCATAACAGCCAGTTCAGCAATTGTTGGTTTTGCAATGTGTAACCTAAAGCTACCGGCAAGCCGGCCATGAAGTCGGGGTGGGCTTGTATAAAGTCGTACGCCGACACAAAGGAGTAGGTTTCGCCAATTATCAGCGCAGGTATGCCAAACCCCATTAAATAGCCGACCCAAATTTCCTTAGGATGCCGGACCTGGCTGCCGGTCAATTCGGCAAAGTCGATTTTTAATCGGCGTTGGCTTAACCAAAAGCAGATCGCCACCCCAAGTACGCCCAATGCCGGAATGCTGAATTCCTCAACCGGAAAACTCAAATAACGGCCGTTCCAGGCTAATAGATAGGTTTTGACCACGGCCAAGCCTGCGAAAAACAGATAACCATAACGCAATGCTTGCGCATATCGTTCGGCTACGGGGTTGTTGCTTAATAACGTGTAACAGCGATGCAACAGTAGACCAGCCATGGCAGCGTTGGCGGCCACCATGAACAACGTGTAGCCTTGCTGCCAGATACTGTAGCTGGTACGCCAAAGCAGATCGGCTTGATTGACCAAACAGCTGCTAAATAACTGCGCCAGAATCAACAGCGCAAGCATATTCGATAAACTGAGTGTTTGCAGCGGGCGGAATCCGGTTATCGCAATAAGTAAAAACAGACCGCTGGCCCAGGCGAAATGGCTTAGCCAGTCGGGATTTTCCATAACCGGGCCGGTCAGCGGAAACACCGGCTGGCGATCGATATCCAGCAGGCCCCAGTTAGCGCCCACCACCCCTTCGCTGTGGCTTTTCCAGGGCTGGTTAAAGGCTTCGACGATGTTGTAATCGAAGCCTTGCTGATTGGCGACCTGAATCAGTTCGCGAATAAAACGAGCTTCGTTGACCACGCTGGGCACGGCCGCGCCGCGCTGCCGTCCGACTGCCGGCCAGCCGGATTCGCCGATCAAGATCGGTTTATCAACGCCCATGTCGCGGGCTTTGTCGCTAATCTGCCGGACGATTTTTTCCACATGAGCGGCGGCGTGTTCTATCGTCACGGGTTCGTCTTCCCAGTAAGGCAGGATATGGATGGTAATAAAATCCACTTCTTTAAACAGTTGCGGGTATTGCATATAGCTGGACCAGACATCGGCATAAGTAACAGGTTGTTGGGTGGCCTGCTTGACTTGCCGGATATAGCCGATCAGCGTATCGATATCCATGTCCTTGCGTAGCAGCACTTCGTTGCCGACGATGAGTCTTTTGACCACATCCCGATTCTGGTTGGCGGTTTCGATAAAGGTTTGAATTTCTATTCTGTTTTCCGGGTGCCCGTCGCCCAGCCAAGCGCCCATCATCATATCCACGCCGTATTGGCGGGCAAAGGCCGGTGTCGGCTGCATGCCGCCGCGCGCCGAATAGGTGCGAATGCTGTAGGTTTTATCGGCCACGGCCTGCACATCCTGTTGCACATGCTCCGGCAATGGGAATTTTCGGGTAATGGGGCTGAAGCCGTCGTGATAGGGGGCAAACGATAAGCTGCGCAATTTTCCGGCAGGTACATCGGGGCCGGCGTCCTGAGGTTGATTGCATAACCAGGCAATAGCGCCGTGCATGAGGACGATTAAAATCAGGCTGCTGAAAATTTTGATGGACGGCATAGACAACAAGGAAACGGAATTGATCGGCAAAGCGGCCGATTATATCCGCTTAGTCAAGGTAAGGTGAGGCCGGCAGTCAGACCGCGTCAATTTGCTGGCTGTAGGCGTTGAAAAACTGGCGGGCGGTACGGCCGTTTTTGGCGGCATTTTGATGGGCAAAATCCAGTGCGGCTTTATGCAGAACCGCTCTGTCGCCCTTAAAGTCGACGAAATAGCTGTCGACAATGTCCAGATAGGTAGGGGTGGGTTGCGGGTAAAAGGCCAGCCGAAGACCGAAGCGGTCCGAAAGCGAAATTTTTTCTTCTATGGTGTCGGAATAATGTACTTCGCCATCGATTAACTGGGTATCCAGATTGTCGCGCATGTGCTCCGGCAATAAATGGCGGCGATTGGACGTGGCGTAAAACAGTACATTTTCCGGCGGCAGTTCGATGGAGCCTTCCAGTACGCTCTTCAAGGGTTTGTAAAGGCTGTCGCCATTCTCGAAGGATAAATCGTCGCAGTAGATAATGAAGCGCTGCGGTTGCTCGCGAATGTCGTCGACTATCTCCGGCAGATACAGCAGATCCTGCTTATCCACTTCGACAATGCGCAGGCCTTGGTCGCGGTAGGCGTTTAGCAAGGCTTTCACCAACGACGACTTGCCCGTGCCTCTGGCGCCCCAAAGCAGAGCATTGTTGGCCGGCAGCCCGTTCAGGAAACGCTGGGTATTGGCAACCAGTTGCTGTTTCTGGGCATCGATGCCGAAAAGTTGCTCAAGGAGGATCGGGTCCGTTTGTTTAACCGGACGTAAAAACGCTTGGCGCTGGCGCCAAATGGCGGCAAATGTGGTATTCCAGTCAATCATAATCGGCTGCCAAAAATGGAAAAAGATAGGCCGGGTTAGGGCGTCCGGCACGGGATAGAATAAAGTAGTTTTAAAAACCGAGACTTTTAAGATTAAAATATTTATAGCAATTACAATAATAAGTGTGACGATCTTCACATTTGTTCTAGGATAAATGTGTAAATGAGCGCTATTCTTCAAAGACCGGCTACCAAGCGTCATTTCCTGTGGAACCAAACCCAAGATAAGGCTATGAATCGACTGTTTTCAAAAGTAACCCTGTTTCCCGCTCTGTTTATTCTACTAAATGGTTGCAGCACCCATCAGGCCGCTTATCGGCACGATAAGTCCGTACCTTACCGAGCGAGTATTTCACAGTCGTCGCGTCAGGCGCAAAACGTTAATGTGCCGGTCAGTTATTCCGGGGTGTTTCCCAAGCCCGCCTCGTTGGAACCGGCGGTAGGTTTTTGGCGTAAGACCTATGCGGTTTGGCGCCGGTCGGAGGTGGCCTATCATGACGACCGTTATTTGGATGTCGTCTACGAAGTCATGCCTTTGCCGGGTTACGCGGCGGAAAGCTTGACGACCGAACAAAAAGCGGCGATGAGCGCTCGCCGCGATTTTTGGAAATCGCGCCTGAGCGAGTTGGAAAACAAATTGCGTTATAACGCCGCCTTGAATGCCAGTGACCGGCAGTTGATTGCCAAGCTGGAAAGCAGCGGCCGGCCCTTGAATACTATTTTGCCGGGCGCAGGCGACCGAGTCAGAGCTCAACGCGGTACCCGGGAACGTTTTAAACGCGGCCTGGAAATCAGCGGCAAGTACAATTTGCAATTTAGAAAAGTCTTTCGCGATGCCGGCTTGCCGGAAGAATTGGCGTATTTGCCGCATGTGGAATCTTCATTTCAACCGGCGGCGCGCTCGTCGGCCGGCGCGGTGGGAATGTGGCAATTTACCAAGGCTGCAGCGCAGACCTTTATGCCGGACAAGAACAGGATAGATCTGCGCTTGGACCCGTTTGCTTCAGCCAACGGCGCCGCCAATTATCTGAGTTACGCCTACAGAAAGTTAGGGAATTGGCCGGCGGCGCTGACTTCTTACAATCACGGTATTGGCGGGATGAACCGGGCGCAAAATCGTATGGGGACCGATTTTGTGCGAATCGTGGAGCAATATGACGGCCCGGCCTTCGGCTTTGCTTCCCGGAATTATTATGCGCAATTTTTAGCGGCGCGGGAAATTGCCAGTAATCCGGAACCTTATTTTCGTGAAGGCATATTCTACGAAACGCCGATTCATCCTGGGCAGTATTTGGCGGCGGAATAAGCAATGCCCGGCGAGTTAATGCGGCTGGTTTTTAGCTTGCGTCCATTTTGTAACCGTAACCGCGTACCGTTTTCAGCAGTTTCAACTCGAAATCGTCATCGATCTTGCGGCGCAGCTGGCGGATATACACATCCACCACATTGGTCAACGGGTCGGCGCTGTAGCCCCATACCTGTTCCAAAATCCGGGTACGGCTTAACACCTTGCCCGGCATGCGCATAAAGCATTCCAGCAACGCAAATTCCTTGGGTGTCAATTCTATGGAGGTGTCCCCGCGTTTGACTTCGTGCGTATCCACATTCAACAGCAAGTCGGCCATTTGCAGCTCTTTCGAGTCCAGTTTGATCTCGCCGCTGCGTCGGCGCATCAAAACTTCAATTCGCGCCAACAGTTCTTCAAAAGCAAACGGTTTGGTCATGTAATCGTCGGCACCCGAACGCAGGCCGGTGACTTTATCCTGAACCGTGTCGCGGGCGGTCAGCATCAGGATGGGAGTGTCGACACTGTGCTTACGCAATCGCTCGCACACCTCGCGGCCGTTGATGTCCGGCAGACCCAAATCCAGAATAATCGCCTGAAATTGACTCTCGCAGCCGATGGCAATGGCGTCCTGCCCGCAGCGGGCCACTTCTACGGCATAGCCTTCGGCTTTCAGGCCGCGTTCGACGAAATCGGCAATCCGTTTATCGTCTTCGACCAACAGAATGCGCAGGAAACCGAAGTCGCCGGCATTGTTGGGTTTAGGGGAAAGCTCACTCATAAAGAATCCTTGTCCTCGCCTGTGGAAATCAACGGCAATTTTATCGTAAAGGTAGTGCCGGCGTTTACGCTGCTATCGACACTGATTTGACCGCCATGCGCTTTTAAAATGGATTTTGCCAGCGGTAAACCCAAACCGGAGCCGTCGTCGTGCAGACGCCGGGCGTTTTCGCTACGAAAATTACGCTCGAAAATACGCTCCAGATCCTGGGAAGGGATGCCGATGCCCTTGTCGGTCAGGCTGACATAGACATGCGTATCGTCCAGCCAAGTATTTATTATGATCTCTCCGCCGGGTTTTGAATAGCGGCAGGCATTATCGCCCAAAATAAATAACACTTGCCGCAGCCTTTGTTTATCGCCGAATAACCAGATAGGCTGTTCGGGCGCCGAATAGGACAGGCAAATGGCGCTTTCTTCCGCCATCACCTTAAAATCTTCCATGCTACTGCCGATTAATTCGGTCAGATCCAGTTCGTCCCATTCGAACTGCAGATTGGCGGTTTCCGAGCGGGCCAGAAATAACAGGTCGTTGACATATTTACCCAGTTGCATGGATAGATCGAGGATGCGATGCAGGGTATCCCTATATTCTTCCGGGTCGCGTTGGTGGCCGCGCAAGGTCACTTCGGCCTCGCCTCTGATTACCGTGATGGGGGTCCGCAGTTCGTGGCTGATGTCCGCCAGAAATTCGCACCGCTCGGCGTCCATGCGTTTTAAGGCCTGATTTAATTGTTGGAGTTCGTAGGTGCGTTCGGCAACCCGGTTTTCCAGCTCTTCCCGGCCCTGGCGCAGTTTTTCCTGCTGTACGCCCAACTCAATTGCCATTTTATTGAAATGGCTGGCAAGATAAGCGAATTCGTCTCTGCTATCTAAAATAATGCGATAGTTCAAATTGCCCGAGGCGATTTCGTTGGTACCTTGCATCAAGGCTTCTATGGGTTTTTTTACGCGCCCCAGGAGAAAAATCCCGGCGGTCAGGCTGAAGATGGCCGCGATAAATGCCGCCGAAATCGTTACCCAGCGCGATTGGGCGACCAGGTTTTCCAACTCTTGTTTGGCGTGAGCGGCTTTGTCGCGCTCGGCGTGGATGGCGGCGTCGATCAAGGGCTGAAATTTGAAATCGATTTCTTCATCCGAAAATTTCGATAAGGCTTGCAGGGCCTCGTTGCGTTTGCCTTGTTCCCGCAAGCGCTCCACTTCGTTGAAGCGGTATTCGCTGGCATCCAGAAAAGCAGTCAGATTGGCAACCCGCTCCAGTTCGGTAGCTTTGTCCGGGTTGCGTTGTTGCTTATCCTCTATCAGCAGCGGATCTTTAACAGCTTGTTCCCGAAGCGCCTGCATGGCTTCCAGCAGGCGTTGCTTGGAAGTTTCCAAGTCGGTTTCCGCTTTGGTGCCGCTGGTGATCAACCGATCCATTTGTTGTTTAAAATAACGGTAGGCTTCCTGCGACAGGTTTTCGTAATGGTCGAAGGCTTCGAAAGCGGTTTGACTGCGTTGAAAATGGCGGGCCACTTGGTCCGCCCCCCAATACATAATACCGCCCAACAGCAATACAAAACCAAAGGAAACGGCAATCACCAATGCCAGGCGGAAGCGAAACATGGCGACTAATTGCTGTCTACGCTCTCGTCCATTTGTTTTTCCATGGTACGGATGGCCTCTAGTTTTTCCCGTAGCAGGCGGGTTTCGTTTTTCTGGGGGGCTGCCGATTCTTTCGAATCCAAGGTCAGTTTTATTTTTTTCTGTTTTTGCTCGACTACGTTCAGCTTTTCCGACTGGCGCTGGATGCGTTGTAAGGCCTGGGTATTAATGGCGATCAGGCGTTGTACCCGCTCATCCGACGAGTATGCCGGGCTGATGGCGTGAACCTGACCGAGTATGGTTGGAATGTCTCCGCAGGCATTGGATAGCAAACGCCCGACCATCAGATGCAACTGTTTGCCATTCGACGGCTGGATTTTCTGTGTGTTGAGCAAGGATTTGCAGAGTTCAGCCCGGCCTTCGTCCGACATGCCCGCCATGCTGGCGCCGAAAGCCAGCAGTTCATCGATGCCGGACTGAGCGTAAGGATCGTAGCGGTTTTGCTCATCTCTATCGTAAGCGGAATTAAATCCGGCGCAGCCGGTTACCAGTAAAATAGTTAGAATCAAATAAAGTGCGCGCATGGCTCGTAAAAGTGGCATATAAATTCCTGTATTTAGGCCGCAAAATCCAAGGGTATCTGCACTCTGACCCGAGCACCCAAATGATCCTGCCTTGGATCGATAAATTCTATTTGTCCTTGATGGTGGGCGACATATTCGCGCACCATGGCCAAGCCCAACCCATGGTTATCGCCGTGTTCGGGGTTGTTGGCCGGGCTGCCGCGGTAAAACGGCTCAAACACCTGCAAGCGGTTATCGGGCTCGATGCCGGGGCCGTCGTCTTCAATTTCCAGCTCCATGACATCGCCGCTATCCCGCAACATGATGCGGATTTCGCCGTTTTCAGGCGAAAATTGGATGGCGTTGATCAGCAATTCCTCGACAATGCCCCTGCATTGCTCGGCTATGCCTTCGATCTGTAAGGGTTTGATCAGTTTTTTTACGTTGATTGATTTAGCTTGCAAAGCATCTTTGAAATGCTCCAGCGTGGTTTCCACCAGTTCGTGCATATTGAGTATTTCGATGTCCTGGTTTGGTAGGGACGATTGAATTTGGCTGTATTTTAACAATTGTTCCGAGACTGTCTTCAATTTGTCGACGCTGGCTTCCATTTGCAGGGTAATGTCGGTATTGGCATTAGCGGTGGGCTGCTCAATTGGCGCGTGCAATTGCTCGGCGCCATTACGGATATGTTGCAAGGGTTGTTCTATTTCCCGAGCCAGATTCTGCATCAATTGTTGCTTGGACGATTCCAGCGCAATCAAATGCGTGCGCAACCACTCCAGACGCTCGCCGAGATACCGTAAATCGGCCGGACCGCTGACTTCAATCGGTTCCTGCAATTCGCTGGATCCCAAGCGGCGAATAGCCGTATCCAATTGGCGCATCGACCCCGACAGTATCTTGAGTAAGGCAAAAACCAAGGCACAGGAAAGCATCAGTAGAATTGCGCCTTTAAACAATAAACCCTGCTCCAAGGATTCGGACAACTGGCGCAATTCGTTAAACGTATGCTCGACATGATTTTCAAATTCGCGCGATAACACGTTGGACGATTCGCGAAAACCTAAAAACGCTTCGTCTATCGGTAATTTAAAACTGTTATCGGTTTCCGAACTGATGATTTGCTGGTAAATCAGGTTTTCTTTTTCGGATAACTCGTTCACCAGCAGAGCGATTTTGTTATCGACATGCAATTTCAGTAAATCGCTCAACGCTTGTTTGAACGAAGCCCGCGCCGACTCGTACGATTCGCGCTCATAAGGTTGCCGCAGCGCGGGATCGGATAACAGTACAAACAGTCTGGCTTTACGCTCGATATCCGATGATTTCTGCAGCACTGTACGGATGGTTTTGGTTTGTTCGAAAACCTGAGAATTAATGGTTCTGCCGAGTTCCGCGGTTTCCCGCAGCCCGTAAGCGGCATACATTACGCCCAGAAAGAGTGGAATTACGGCGGTAGCAAAGCCCAGGACGATCAGAGATTTTAACGATAACAGATTCTTATATTTCATCCGCACTCAACAAAGAAAATAACGTGTCCATAGTACCGATAAAATGAGATTTAACGAAACCTTAACAAAAAATACAACGAGGGTCGGCGTTTAGATTTTTGCATCGATTCGATGAAGCGGCAGTCTACAAACAGTTTTTAAGACCAAGGCAGGGTTTGGTAATAAAAGCATTTGGCTGGTTTGAGTTTTATGGCTTTATGATACCCTTAAATTTAGCACGCTTTTCATCTTGCGAATCCGTTTCGTCGATTTCCTTTTACCGAACTATGAAAACATTGGCCCAGTTAACACTTTTGTTTGTTGCAGGACTGATGCAATTATGGGGTCAGTCAGCGGCAATTGCAGATACAGTAAGGCTTCCGGTGCCGTCCGCCACGCCGTTGTCAACCGTGCTGCTCGATCTGGGTGCCGAACCCATGGCAGTTCCCGAAACGCTGAAACTCAGCCGGGCGGAGGGTGAATTATTATTGAATGTGGAAGAGGCGACGGTTCGAGTTGATAAACAGGAATTGGTTAGCCTGCATGCGGGGTTTGGCCGGTGGGGTGTGGATTTTCGTTTCAGATTGGCCGTGGCGCCGCGTGCGGGCGACTATCAATTCTGGGCGCGCTGGCGGCAGGGCGGCGAGCCCGATGTTTGCGTGCAACGCTTTGAAGTTTGGGCCGGGCCGAACGCCGAACATTTGCAACAACGGGCAATCTTCACTCTAAAACCCAAAGGTTGGGAGTCGGCCTGGATAGGTGCGGAAACCATGCTTACGTTGCAGGCGGACGACAAGGTTATCGAAGTGCGCAATCAAGGTGCCGAACAAGATGCCAAAGCCTTCGATGGTTTTTTACTGGCTCAGCCCCAGGCTACTTTGCCCGTTAGCGGTAATGCCGATAATCCGCCGATTCTGCTGGAATTAGGCAAAGCGCCGCGTTTTGCCGCCTTGGATAATTCGGCGGGTATTCAACTCGGTCGCGGCACTGTACAAGCCGGGCAGGGCGCCGAATCCTTAGTGGAGCTGGACGACGAAGTACAGGTGTTTCACGCAGGTTTCGGCGCATGGGAAGCAAATTTCAAGTTTCCTCTGCCAGAAAATCTTATTCCAGGCCGTTACCGTTTTTTTGCCCGCTACAAAAGCGGCGGGGAAGTATCGCAAGTCGACCAGCATTTTGTAGTCAAGGCCGGCGCCACGCTGGCGCAAGTGGCGACCCGCGCCGATTTGCTCGCCCTTAATGACACCCCTTGGGAATACCAGTGGGTGGAAGCCAAGGGTTCGGTCACGCTGCTGCCCGGCGACCGCTGGCTGGAGATTCATAACAGCGGTAAGGCCGACGGCGCCAAAGTATTCGATGCATTTTTACTGCAACTGGAAACACCTGCGGGGGAATGGATGAGCCCCGAACAGGCGCAAGCCAGAAACCGTTTTCTGGAACAGGCTGGCGCGGCGGCCAACGCAAACCGGCATTTGTATCTGGTGGACGGCAAAGGCGAGGGCGATAAAGTCCTGTTTGCCGGTCTTTCGGATGCGGCGGCCCAGCCGCATCTGCAGCACTTGTCGGTAAGCTATTTGCTCGGCGAACAGGCCGATACGATGGCGAGGCGCTTGAATATCGCCCATTTACCCGCCGCCGTGATCAGCGATGATCGTTTCACGCTGCTGGGCGTATTGACCAATCCCAAACAGCAAGCCGAAGTGGTGAATTTTTTGGCGGACCCGGAAAAAGCCGGCAGCATGGCCGCGCCGCCGGCAGTGGCCGCCGATGCGCCGAAACCGCTGCGAAACGGCATGCCGACGGCTTGGCTGGTGGGCGGTTTGCAGGACGGGTTAGCCGGTGTGTCGATTGCGGGCCTGGATACCGAAACGGTGCTGCGGCCTAACCCCGGTCAGCCGTATTTAAGCCTAGAAATGATGGGCGGGGAAATGAAAGCCTGGCAGCCGGCCGCAACCGGCAGCGATGCCAGTGTGGAAATATTTAAAGCCGCGCCGCACGCATACGGTTGGTCGCGCGGTACCGGGTATGCGCAGTTGTATTTGTATGCCCGGCAAGCAAGCAGTATCCGGCTGCATCTTGCCCAATCCGGCATTCAGTCCGCCGGTTGGCTGGACGCTCAACCCTTAACGTTTAGCGTCGACCCAAATCCGCCGGCCGGTTTTCCGTCTAGCGGCGGCGGGATTTCCGGTTTGCTGAAAGGCTTGACTACGGAAGGTTTGCCGGCGACAGCCATTGCCCAACGCCGGGAAGCGCCGCAACTCGCCAACCTGGAATTAGCGCCCGGCTGGCATAGCCTGCTGCTGAAACTGACGATGCAGCACGACCAATGGCAACGTTTTTCCTTTAAAGCTCAATTCACGGATGCCGACGGCCGGGCTATCGACAGCATTCAGAGCCAGCTTAGCGACCCGACCGCCAATCCTGCATTGAACGACATTGCCGCCAATATACGGCCGCTGGTATTCGTCGATGCACCCGCCAATCTGCCGCATCCGGGCGATCGGGTAAAA
This sequence is a window from Methylomonas methanica MC09. Protein-coding genes within it:
- a CDS encoding NAD(+) kinase — encoded protein: MPTPFHRIGIIGKFGDPGIAPTLTELYRFLQDRGHEVLLDSQSVDLLENADLKGLHIDRLPEYCDLIIAVGGDGTFLAAARAAADFEIPLVGVNLGRLGFLVDISPEQLTSRLEQILSGQHKTEQRCLLHASIYRDGEEIHRQTAVNEVVVHRWVTPSMIEIVTHIDGVYLNTQRSDGLIVATPTGSTAYSLSAGGPILHPGLGALVLVPLNPHTLSNRPLVIDDKVEIEIRFSDAKQINALVTCDHLEIPDVLIGDKIVIKKAEKMIKILHPEDHDYFNILRSKLNWSRG
- a CDS encoding exo-beta-1,3-glucanase; its protein translation is MHGAIAWLCNQPQDAGPDVPAGKLRSLSFAPYHDGFSPITRKFPLPEHVQQDVQAVADKTYSIRTYSARGGMQPTPAFARQYGVDMMMGAWLGDGHPENRIEIQTFIETANQNRDVVKRLIVGNEVLLRKDMDIDTLIGYIRQVKQATQQPVTYADVWSSYMQYPQLFKEVDFITIHILPYWEDEPVTIEHAAAHVEKIVRQISDKARDMGVDKPILIGESGWPAVGRQRGAAVPSVVNEARFIRELIQVANQQGFDYNIVEAFNQPWKSHSEGVVGANWGLLDIDRQPVFPLTGPVMENPDWLSHFAWASGLFLLIAITGFRPLQTLSLSNMLALLILAQLFSSCLVNQADLLWRTSYSIWQQGYTLFMVAANAAMAGLLLHRCYTLLSNNPVAERYAQALRYGYLFFAGLAVVKTYLLAWNGRYLSFPVEEFSIPALGVLGVAICFWLSQRRLKIDFAELTGSQVRHPKEIWVGYLMGFGIPALIIGETYSFVSAYDFIQAHPDFMAGLPVALGYTLQNQQLLNWLLCTLLLALPFWPRRAAHKALA
- a CDS encoding ATP-binding protein, with amino-acid sequence MIDWNTTFAAIWRQRQAFLRPVKQTDPILLEQLFGIDAQKQQLVANTQRFLNGLPANNALLWGARGTGKSSLVKALLNAYRDQGLRIVEVDKQDLLYLPEIVDDIREQPQRFIIYCDDLSFENGDSLYKPLKSVLEGSIELPPENVLFYATSNRRHLLPEHMRDNLDTQLIDGEVHYSDTIEEKISLSDRFGLRLAFYPQPTPTYLDIVDSYFVDFKGDRAVLHKAALDFAHQNAAKNGRTARQFFNAYSQQIDAV
- a CDS encoding lytic transglycosylase domain-containing protein → MSAILQRPATKRHFLWNQTQDKAMNRLFSKVTLFPALFILLNGCSTHQAAYRHDKSVPYRASISQSSRQAQNVNVPVSYSGVFPKPASLEPAVGFWRKTYAVWRRSEVAYHDDRYLDVVYEVMPLPGYAAESLTTEQKAAMSARRDFWKSRLSELENKLRYNAALNASDRQLIAKLESSGRPLNTILPGAGDRVRAQRGTRERFKRGLEISGKYNLQFRKVFRDAGLPEELAYLPHVESSFQPAARSSAGAVGMWQFTKAAAQTFMPDKNRIDLRLDPFASANGAANYLSYAYRKLGNWPAALTSYNHGIGGMNRAQNRMGTDFVRIVEQYDGPAFGFASRNYYAQFLAAREIASNPEPYFREGIFYETPIHPGQYLAAE
- a CDS encoding response regulator transcription factor, translating into MSELSPKPNNAGDFGFLRILLVEDDKRIADFVERGLKAEGYAVEVARCGQDAIAIGCESQFQAIILDLGLPDINGREVCERLRKHSVDTPILMLTARDTVQDKVTGLRSGADDYMTKPFAFEELLARIEVLMRRRSGEIKLDSKELQMADLLLNVDTHEVKRGDTSIELTPKEFALLECFMRMPGKVLSRTRILEQVWGYSADPLTNVVDVYIRQLRRKIDDDFELKLLKTVRGYGYKMDAS
- a CDS encoding sensor histidine kinase, with product MFRFRLALVIAVSFGFVLLLGGIMYWGADQVARHFQRSQTAFEAFDHYENLSQEAYRYFKQQMDRLITSGTKAETDLETSKQRLLEAMQALREQAVKDPLLIEDKQQRNPDKATELERVANLTAFLDASEYRFNEVERLREQGKRNEALQALSKFSDEEIDFKFQPLIDAAIHAERDKAAHAKQELENLVAQSRWVTISAAFIAAIFSLTAGIFLLGRVKKPIEALMQGTNEIASGNLNYRIILDSRDEFAYLASHFNKMAIELGVQQEKLRQGREELENRVAERTYELQQLNQALKRMDAERCEFLADISHELRTPITVIRGEAEVTLRGHQRDPEEYRDTLHRILDLSMQLGKYVNDLLFLARSETANLQFEWDELDLTELIGSSMEDFKVMAEESAICLSYSAPEQPIWLFGDKQRLRQVLFILGDNACRYSKPGGEIIINTWLDDTHVYVSLTDKGIGIPSQDLERIFERNFRSENARRLHDDGSGLGLPLAKSILKAHGGQISVDSSVNAGTTFTIKLPLISTGEDKDSL
- a CDS encoding sensor histidine kinase, encoding MKYKNLLSLKSLIVLGFATAVIPLFLGVMYAAYGLRETAELGRTINSQVFEQTKTIRTVLQKSSDIERKARLFVLLSDPALRQPYERESYESARASFKQALSDLLKLHVDNKIALLVNELSEKENLIYQQIISSETDNSFKLPIDEAFLGFRESSNVLSREFENHVEHTFNELRQLSESLEQGLLFKGAILLMLSCALVFALLKILSGSMRQLDTAIRRLGSSELQEPIEVSGPADLRYLGERLEWLRTHLIALESSKQQLMQNLAREIEQPLQHIRNGAEQLHAPIEQPTANANTDITLQMEASVDKLKTVSEQLLKYSQIQSSLPNQDIEILNMHELVETTLEHFKDALQAKSINVKKLIKPLQIEGIAEQCRGIVEELLINAIQFSPENGEIRIMLRDSGDVMELEIEDDGPGIEPDNRLQVFEPFYRGSPANNPEHGDNHGLGLAMVREYVAHHQGQIEFIDPRQDHLGARVRVQIPLDFAA